A single genomic interval of Chloroflexota bacterium harbors:
- a CDS encoding radical SAM protein: MSGRIITLVNPPSAPGTTANREGAAGLGTVVPGEGAFAYPPQTIATMVTMLKAEGFEVRVVDAVAGGLDIKRACAQSVVCDPAVVGVFTSYATRQIDAAFLVALREMCSVPLVAFGPATRFLVEQLVADAVLCGEPELAIAPLCRVLLGGNPPRGTIWPHNLGLCGYDNGGLIEDLGALPRPSWDCVPWRDYGFLTITGSRGCPDPCAYCPYSVAGGHCIRVRLPEDIAEEMAWIERDFAPPRMVFRDPVFAHSRERVVSLCQEIRRRGIRIPWECESRPEHFDAELVRLMAQSGCHCLKIGLESADPQVLVNVRRVNTVDEGNRYLAQVRQLVKVCAEIGVLCRVFVMPGLPGSNVASAEKTAAFLRDVAPPAIHVRVFDVYPGTALEGAARAQSWAEQATILGAAAMEAEKVARQGKPSWQGRLRRVLRR; the protein is encoded by the coding sequence TTGAGCGGACGGATTATCACACTGGTCAACCCGCCCTCTGCTCCGGGCACTACTGCCAACCGCGAAGGTGCGGCGGGGTTGGGGACGGTTGTGCCGGGTGAAGGTGCTTTCGCCTACCCGCCACAGACCATTGCTACTATGGTGACAATGTTGAAGGCGGAAGGTTTTGAAGTTCGCGTCGTGGATGCCGTCGCTGGCGGACTCGATATCAAGAGAGCGTGTGCGCAGAGTGTGGTTTGCGATCCTGCCGTGGTTGGCGTATTCACAAGTTACGCCACGCGTCAGATTGATGCTGCTTTCTTGGTGGCGCTGCGTGAGATGTGCTCGGTGCCGCTGGTTGCCTTCGGGCCAGCCACGCGCTTTCTGGTTGAACAGTTAGTGGCGGACGCGGTTCTGTGTGGTGAGCCAGAATTGGCTATTGCACCCCTCTGTCGAGTACTATTGGGGGGGAATCCCCCGCGGGGAACCATTTGGCCCCATAATCTGGGTTTGTGTGGCTACGACAATGGGGGCTTGATTGAAGATCTGGGGGCGTTGCCCCGGCCCTCTTGGGATTGCGTGCCCTGGCGTGATTATGGTTTCTTGACCATCACCGGGAGTCGAGGTTGTCCAGACCCCTGTGCTTACTGCCCGTACTCGGTTGCAGGCGGACATTGCATCCGCGTCCGTTTGCCGGAGGACATCGCTGAGGAAATGGCCTGGATAGAACGTGACTTCGCCCCGCCTCGCATGGTTTTCCGTGACCCGGTGTTCGCGCATTCCAGAGAGAGGGTAGTGAGCCTGTGCCAGGAGATCAGGCGACGGGGGATACGCATACCATGGGAGTGTGAGTCGCGCCCCGAGCATTTCGACGCCGAGCTGGTGCGGCTGATGGCTCAGTCGGGCTGCCATTGCCTCAAGATAGGGTTGGAGAGTGCCGATCCGCAGGTATTGGTGAACGTCCGGCGCGTGAATACCGTCGATGAAGGAAATCGGTATTTGGCTCAGGTGCGTCAGTTAGTGAAGGTGTGTGCTGAGATCGGCGTTCTGTGTCGGGTTTTTGTGATGCCCGGTCTGCCTGGAAGTAATGTGGCTAGTGCAGAGAAAACGGCGGCTTTCCTGCGCGACGTCGCACCACCGGCAATCCATGTGCGAGTTTTCGATGTCTATCCTGGGACGGCACTGGAGGGCGCGGCTCGGGCGCAGTCGTGGGCTGAACAGGCGACAATCCTGGGCGCAGCAGCAATGGAGGCAGAGAAGGTGGCGCGACAAGGAAAACCAAGTTGGCAGGGCCGTCTGAGACGGGTGCTGAGGCGATGA
- a CDS encoding acyltransferase, with protein MEATAIPVVGAFTVRLAEWLVGPYKNRRILAQVSSRSYISSRAQIHCRQLKIGRGCFIDDYVTVFAHQDGGSITLGDRVHLYRGTIVEVGRGGSVIIGDDTHIQSDCNLKGFLGNLIVGRNVQMAPGCGFSPYEHGFEDLSTPIQKQPITSAGDIVLEDDVWLGLGVKVLDGVRIGRGAVIGAGAVVTKDVPPYAIAAGVPARIIRMRGQG; from the coding sequence ATGGAAGCCACGGCTATCCCCGTTGTGGGCGCGTTCACGGTGCGCCTCGCCGAGTGGCTAGTTGGCCCATACAAAAACCGGCGCATCTTGGCACAGGTATCGTCACGGTCCTACATCTCATCCCGGGCGCAGATCCATTGTCGACAACTCAAAATAGGCCGTGGTTGCTTCATCGATGACTATGTAACCGTCTTTGCTCACCAGGACGGTGGGAGTATCACTCTGGGCGATCGCGTGCATTTGTACAGGGGGACGATCGTTGAGGTGGGGCGAGGTGGCAGTGTGATTATTGGTGACGACACCCATATCCAGAGCGACTGCAACCTCAAAGGGTTTTTGGGCAACCTGATCGTGGGGCGCAATGTACAGATGGCGCCAGGCTGTGGGTTCAGCCCTTACGAGCATGGTTTCGAAGACTTAAGCACGCCCATACAGAAACAGCCTATCACCAGTGCTGGAGACATCGTGCTGGAAGACGATGTCTGGCTTGGCCTGGGCGTCAAAGTATTGGATGGGGTACGCATAGGTCGGGGAGCAGTCATCGGCGCTGGTGCTGTGGTAACGAAAGACGTGCCGCCTTATGCTATTGCTGCCGGCGTACCGGCGAGAATCATCCGCATGCGGGGGCAGGGGTGA
- a CDS encoding NAD-dependent epimerase/dehydratase family protein: protein MRAFVTGATGFVGSHVAEELLRAGYIVRALVRPGSDVRALTGLDVERVSGSLSDKASLYEAMQGCDLLFHVAAFYSTREEDAAQMYAINVGGTKTILQVAMELGVQRVVYTSTIGTIGQPTDGTLADESVPFERWEESSHYARSKVLAEEAARAAFRAGLAVVIVNPCAPVGPRDHKPSSTGQRIVDYLNGRMPSYLEGGINFIAVRDVAVGHRLAAERGVAGERYILGHADGNLQREDFLRLMERVSGVPRPLANEGPVRWRRLFDGLWRRRRFTQDYRPPALTANPRKAIEELGLPQTPLEEAFAEAVAWYRANGYVRERR from the coding sequence ATGAGAGCATTTGTGACAGGGGCCACCGGGTTCGTGGGTTCTCACGTGGCTGAAGAACTATTACGCGCCGGTTATATAGTCCGTGCTTTGGTACGGCCAGGAAGTGATGTTCGCGCTCTGACTGGGCTGGATGTAGAGCGCGTCTCGGGTAGCCTGAGTGATAAGGCCTCGTTGTATGAGGCTATGCAAGGATGTGATTTACTCTTTCATGTGGCCGCATTTTACAGCACGCGAGAGGAAGACGCGGCGCAGATGTACGCTATCAACGTGGGCGGGACCAAAACCATTCTGCAAGTGGCAATGGAGTTGGGTGTGCAGCGCGTGGTGTACACCAGTACGATCGGCACCATTGGTCAGCCCACTGATGGCACTCTGGCCGATGAGAGCGTGCCTTTCGAACGCTGGGAGGAGAGCAGTCACTACGCCCGTTCGAAGGTCTTGGCTGAAGAGGCAGCACGAGCGGCCTTCCGTGCCGGACTGGCGGTGGTGATCGTGAATCCCTGCGCGCCCGTGGGTCCGCGGGATCATAAACCCTCCAGCACCGGGCAGCGCATCGTAGACTATCTGAACGGCCGGATGCCTTCGTACCTGGAAGGTGGCATCAATTTCATCGCCGTGCGAGACGTTGCGGTCGGGCACCGCCTGGCCGCCGAGCGTGGCGTGGCTGGCGAACGCTATATTCTCGGTCACGCTGATGGCAACTTACAACGCGAGGATTTCCTGAGGCTGATGGAACGAGTGTCAGGCGTGCCACGGCCTTTGGCTAACGAAGGGCCGGTCAGGTGGCGAAGGCTATTCGACGGTCTATGGAGGAGGCGGAGGTTCACACAAGACTATCGCCCTCCAGCACTTACCGCTAATCCACGCAAGGCTATCGAAGAATTGGGTTTGCCACAGACGCCGTTGGAAGAGGCATTCGCCGAGGCTGTGGCTTGGTATCGAGCCAATGGATATGTGAGGGAGAGGAGATAA
- a CDS encoding glycosyltransferase family 39 protein, with amino-acid sequence MKIPVEAISKTTAQMGKTNRLAPWLLLLLAAVLFFANLDNQYLWQDEAETALLARRILNYGLPLAFDGRNMINQYPTRTELQFNADYIWIYHPWLPHYLTALSFFLFPPGTLSARLPVVLASLISVLIFYQSCRHHLGGDRLATIATVLLLSIVPLVIHLRQAKYFGWTVLFTILLVDAYLRLEKKERIALPLFILSALLLFHSNFGIFLPTVAVLGVWPFLVPSWQTIRRPVVLGLGLVAVLAGPWALFMAVGKRGAPFSIYRFLGHFVHYLAYIFGWVFPLVLVIVFVGLYFISLRRHPVGFTEEQMRLIHLFVAIVAANVLLLSYSFDWIYFRYVVQLVPLLVMLLALLVDKIIGVSRPLGYVLLVLLCYTSVLHTPPFALVTAANLRMTSWQDREDFAAVDKVILKAAQWRSDQAQYIYEITHDFDSPDEGIVKYLQTYALPTDKVLTNYGELVIAFYTDLTVGGGLSGYRAEELAVAPWIIPRQYGPYYGDLMHVVSVGPYEPIEIPYPDTLWGNGPAPEDHLYATAKGERNVVIYHRIGAPTQQEGER; translated from the coding sequence GTGAAGATCCCTGTGGAAGCGATTAGCAAGACTACAGCCCAGATGGGAAAAACAAACAGGTTAGCGCCTTGGCTACTACTGCTTTTGGCGGCAGTGTTGTTTTTTGCCAACCTGGATAATCAGTACCTGTGGCAGGACGAAGCCGAGACCGCGCTCCTGGCGCGGCGCATTCTGAACTATGGGTTGCCGTTAGCATTTGATGGGCGCAATATGATCAACCAGTATCCCACTCGTACGGAACTGCAATTCAATGCCGATTATATTTGGATCTATCATCCCTGGCTCCCACATTACCTGACGGCGTTGTCTTTTTTCCTTTTCCCACCTGGCACCCTGTCGGCCAGGCTTCCTGTGGTATTGGCCAGTCTCATTAGTGTTCTGATCTTCTATCAGTCCTGCCGCCACCATCTGGGCGGAGATCGGTTAGCGACCATAGCCACGGTATTGCTTCTCAGCATTGTGCCGTTGGTCATCCATTTGCGGCAGGCCAAATACTTTGGCTGGACGGTCCTCTTCACCATTCTCCTGGTGGACGCTTATCTGCGCTTGGAGAAGAAGGAGCGAATTGCGCTTCCACTTTTCATCTTGTCAGCACTTCTCTTGTTCCATAGTAACTTCGGTATATTCCTGCCGACCGTAGCCGTTTTGGGTGTCTGGCCATTCCTTGTTCCATCATGGCAGACGATACGCCGTCCCGTTGTGCTCGGTCTTGGTCTGGTGGCTGTGCTGGCTGGACCATGGGCGCTTTTCATGGCCGTAGGGAAACGCGGAGCTCCTTTCAGTATCTATCGTTTTCTCGGACATTTCGTCCATTATCTGGCTTACATCTTCGGCTGGGTCTTCCCACTGGTGCTGGTCATCGTTTTCGTCGGGCTCTATTTCATTAGTTTGCGACGCCACCCAGTAGGTTTCACCGAAGAGCAGATGCGTCTGATCCATTTGTTCGTGGCGATCGTCGCTGCCAACGTGCTCCTCTTGTCTTATTCCTTTGACTGGATCTATTTCCGTTACGTGGTGCAACTCGTTCCTCTGCTGGTGATGCTCTTGGCCTTGTTGGTGGATAAGATTATCGGCGTCTCAAGGCCATTAGGCTATGTGTTGCTGGTGCTTTTGTGTTATACGAGCGTTCTGCACACACCGCCTTTCGCGCTGGTAACCGCTGCTAACTTGCGTATGACCAGTTGGCAGGATCGTGAAGATTTCGCCGCTGTGGACAAAGTGATTTTGAAAGCCGCGCAATGGCGTTCAGACCAGGCGCAATATATTTACGAAATCACCCACGATTTCGATAGCCCGGATGAAGGTATTGTCAAATACTTGCAGACCTACGCCCTGCCTACAGATAAAGTACTGACCAACTATGGCGAGCTGGTGATTGCTTTTTACACCGACTTGACGGTGGGTGGGGGTCTCTCAGGTTATCGAGCGGAAGAATTGGCGGTCGCTCCCTGGATCATCCCCCGGCAATACGGGCCTTACTACGGCGATCTGATGCATGTGGTCTCAGTTGGCCCTTATGAGCCCATCGAGATACCTTATCCGGATACTCTTTGGGGCAACGGCCCTGCTCCCGAAGATCACCTTTATGCAACCGCTAAGGGCGAGCGGAATGTAGTGATTTATCACCGTATTGGCGCTCCGACACAGCAGGAGGGTGAGCGTTGA